A genomic stretch from Thermomonospora umbrina includes:
- a CDS encoding thiolase family protein → MRPVHFAAARRTPIGRLRGALAGTRPDDLAATVLRTLTDGLDPALIDEVYWGAANQAGEDNRNVARMAVLLAGLPESIPGATVNRLCASGLEAITLAARTIAAGEADVVVAGGSESMTRAPFVLPHPDKDTLQTYDTRLGWRLTNPRMRDRHGVLAMGETAEEVAARYRVGREDQDRFALRSHQNAARARRDGLFADELVPLPEILEQDEGIREDTSLERLAALKPVFREGGTVTAGNSSPMNDGAAGVILAGEEGLRALGLESLGRYVAGASAGVHPDVMGIGPVPATGKVLRRAGWDAGALDTVELNEAFAAQALACVRELDLDPERVNPDGGAIALGHPLGCSGARIVTTLLHRMRRTGARRGLATMCVGVGQGTAVLIESP, encoded by the coding sequence ATGCGCCCCGTCCACTTCGCCGCCGCGCGCCGCACCCCGATCGGCCGCCTGCGGGGCGCGCTCGCCGGCACCCGCCCGGACGACCTGGCCGCCACCGTCCTGCGAACGCTGACCGACGGCCTCGACCCGGCGCTGATCGACGAGGTCTACTGGGGCGCCGCCAACCAGGCCGGCGAGGACAACCGCAACGTGGCGCGCATGGCGGTGCTGCTCGCGGGGCTGCCCGAATCCATTCCCGGGGCGACCGTCAACCGGCTGTGCGCCTCGGGCCTGGAGGCGATCACCCTCGCGGCCCGCACCATCGCCGCCGGGGAGGCCGACGTGGTCGTCGCGGGCGGCTCCGAGTCGATGACGCGCGCCCCGTTCGTCCTGCCGCATCCCGACAAGGACACGCTCCAGACGTACGACACGCGCCTGGGCTGGCGGCTCACCAACCCGCGCATGCGGGACCGGCACGGCGTGCTGGCCATGGGCGAGACCGCCGAGGAGGTCGCCGCCCGGTACCGTGTCGGCCGCGAGGACCAGGACCGGTTCGCGCTGCGCAGCCACCAGAACGCGGCCCGGGCCCGTCGAGACGGCCTGTTCGCGGACGAGCTCGTCCCGCTGCCCGAGATCTTGGAGCAGGACGAGGGCATCCGCGAGGACACCAGCCTCGAACGGCTCGCCGCGCTGAAGCCCGTCTTCCGCGAGGGAGGCACGGTCACGGCGGGCAACTCGTCCCCCATGAACGACGGCGCGGCCGGCGTGATCCTCGCCGGCGAGGAGGGGCTGCGCGCGTTGGGCCTGGAGTCGTTGGGCCGGTACGTCGCGGGCGCGTCCGCCGGGGTGCATCCCGACGTGATGGGCATCGGGCCCGTACCCGCGACCGGCAAGGTCCTCAGGCGGGCCGGCTGGGACGCCGGGGCCCTCGACACCGTGGAGTTGAACGAGGCGTTCGCCGCCCAGGCCCTCGCCTGCGTCCGGGAGCTCGACCTGGACCCGGAGCGGGTCAACCCCGACGGCGGCGCCATCGCGCTCGGACATCCGCTCGGCTGCTCCGGCGCGCGCATCGTCACCACCCTGCTGCACCGGATGCGCCGCACCGGCGCGCGGCGCGGCCTGGCCACCATGTGCGTCGGCGTCGGACAGGGCACCGCCGTGCTCATCGAGTCCCCCTAG
- a CDS encoding substrate-binding domain-containing protein — MSGRHRNDLPGERPDGTDPVYGPGGSGASGPGRPGPPAGHGGPPYGPAMERSGAVPPPLRMSDSSGAFGGRQSEVWRSGEVPAGTSGGHRRRRRGRRGPMLGPLAGAVGLLVVLGAGGYALSGFGGCGGGALVLEVAAAPEIAPAVTQAVERFNDEDAKVGDTCVRAAVTAVDPSRTTLLLSGVGVPSANSRIPDVWIPDSSLWTSLVLGSDKGKGAIQVSRTSVASSPIVVGVPRGVAQRLRAQDGTAPPSWAALLRAAAGAEGAGSAGAVRLTFPDPAANATGMGSLMIINTLLDGTPDKDATFTGIVRSLREATVQTVGDQFDRFGKSGSARMPLALTPEQALWRYNQTSPPESAVALYPQEGTLSMDYPYVTVGRDAERRRAAALLEAALGSDDTRADVLGLGFRTPDGDAPGEFTVRSGVDPARPRMLPAPSAVETGAVMQAWAKLSLGLRLLLLTDVSGSMAERVGPDITRMQAIVKVSQGGLRLLSDDTELGSWVFSTDMDGDKPYREIVSVGPLGDRVGSVTRRSSLLSSLAVMAPKPDGDTGLYETVLAAYEHMTDTFKPEFGHSITVLTDGRNDHPGSTLTLAKTLDRLREMQDPNKLVVVNMIGFGEGVDPTELKQIADVTHGRVEIAKSPDDIRGIFLRLLSRRITGR; from the coding sequence GTGAGCGGACGTCATCGCAACGACCTCCCCGGGGAGAGACCGGACGGCACCGACCCCGTCTACGGCCCGGGCGGCTCCGGGGCCTCGGGTCCGGGGCGGCCGGGGCCGCCGGCCGGCCACGGCGGTCCTCCGTACGGCCCCGCCATGGAACGATCCGGCGCCGTTCCTCCCCCGCTGCGCATGTCGGACTCCTCGGGGGCGTTCGGCGGTCGGCAGTCGGAGGTGTGGCGGTCGGGTGAGGTGCCCGCCGGGACGTCCGGCGGGCACCGGCGGCGGCGACGCGGGCGGCGCGGCCCCATGCTCGGCCCGCTCGCCGGGGCCGTCGGTCTCCTCGTGGTGTTGGGCGCGGGCGGCTACGCGCTGTCCGGGTTCGGCGGCTGCGGCGGCGGCGCGCTGGTGCTCGAGGTCGCCGCCGCCCCGGAGATCGCCCCGGCCGTCACCCAGGCCGTGGAGCGGTTCAACGACGAGGACGCGAAGGTCGGGGACACCTGCGTCCGCGCCGCGGTGACGGCGGTCGACCCGTCCCGGACCACGCTGCTGCTGTCCGGGGTGGGGGTGCCGTCCGCGAACTCCCGGATCCCCGACGTGTGGATCCCGGATTCGTCGTTGTGGACGTCGCTGGTGCTCGGCTCCGACAAGGGCAAGGGCGCGATCCAGGTCTCCCGGACCTCGGTGGCGTCGAGCCCGATCGTGGTCGGCGTGCCGCGCGGCGTCGCGCAACGGCTGCGCGCCCAGGACGGCACCGCGCCGCCGTCCTGGGCCGCACTGCTGCGGGCCGCGGCGGGCGCGGAGGGGGCGGGTTCGGCCGGCGCCGTCCGGTTGACGTTCCCCGACCCGGCCGCCAACGCCACCGGCATGGGCTCGCTGATGATCATCAACACGCTGCTCGACGGCACCCCGGACAAGGACGCGACCTTCACGGGCATCGTCCGTTCCCTCCGGGAGGCGACCGTCCAGACCGTCGGCGACCAGTTCGACCGGTTCGGCAAGAGCGGCTCCGCGCGGATGCCCCTCGCGCTCACCCCTGAGCAGGCCCTGTGGAGGTACAACCAGACGTCTCCTCCCGAGAGCGCCGTCGCGCTCTATCCCCAGGAGGGCACGCTGTCGATGGACTACCCGTACGTCACCGTCGGCCGTGACGCCGAACGGCGGCGGGCGGCCGCTCTGCTGGAGGCGGCGCTCGGGTCCGATGACACCCGCGCGGACGTCCTCGGTCTCGGGTTCCGGACGCCCGACGGCGATGCGCCGGGCGAGTTCACCGTGCGGTCCGGCGTCGACCCCGCCCGGCCGCGCATGCTCCCCGCCCCGAGCGCCGTCGAGACCGGCGCCGTCATGCAGGCGTGGGCGAAGCTGTCCCTCGGTCTGCGGCTGCTGCTCCTCACCGACGTGTCCGGGTCGATGGCCGAGAGGGTCGGGCCGGACATCACCCGGATGCAGGCGATCGTCAAGGTCTCCCAGGGCGGTCTGCGGCTCCTGTCGGACGACACCGAGTTGGGCTCGTGGGTGTTCTCCACCGACATGGACGGCGACAAGCCCTACCGGGAGATCGTCTCCGTCGGCCCGCTGGGCGACCGCGTCGGCTCCGTCACCCGCCGCAGCAGCCTCCTGTCCTCCCTGGCGGTGATGGCGCCCAAGCCCGACGGCGACACGGGCCTGTACGAGACGGTCCTCGCCGCCTACGAGCACATGACCGACACGTTCAAGCCGGAGTTCGGCCACTCGATCACCGTGCTCACCGACGGCCGCAACGACCACCCCGGCAGCACGCTCACGCTGGCCAAGACGCTGGACCGACTGCGCGAGATGCAGGACCCCAACAAGCTGGTCGTGGTCAACATGATCGGCTTCGGTGAGGGTGTCGACCCCACGGAGCTGAAGCAGATCGCCGACGTCACCCACGGCCGGGTCGAGATCGCGAAGTCCCCGGACGACATTCGGGGCATCTTCCTGCGCCTGCTGTCCCGCCGCATCACCGGCCGCTGA
- a CDS encoding PucR family transcriptional regulator gives MAESRLVRWFVGNVPRLARRVTEECRREIPYYAALPRTTISATLLPGAEAVVALVARQFRDGRTVLTAEERVRVVEVSTRRADEGLPLEVALIAYQIGMEVLWREVRAEARPGEAEEQAAIAEHLFGFLRAVVPAVAAAHAQAQQERHNERRDALQMLHGALLAGEPADALAVRAGVELADAYRAVVLRFGAAEVAVTRPIRAFQDVQAALGTPLVTMNPRGVSALLPMTEATAGDALTRMMVEVGRALGRPVAAAVADAADRDGIPAAANEAMEVAELVARLGHPPGLYTLDDVLLEYQLARPGQGLARLAARLDGLGDRVDLFDTLRAFVRQGHNRRLAAQDLHVHRNTLDYRLRVIAQRTGLDAAEPRDAHLLTAALNARDLLGGSPWQGEEHRRLGNRTNASGDD, from the coding sequence GTGGCGGAATCCCGACTGGTCCGTTGGTTCGTGGGCAACGTGCCCCGGCTGGCGCGCAGGGTCACCGAGGAGTGCCGCCGCGAGATCCCCTACTACGCCGCGCTGCCCCGCACGACGATCTCCGCGACGCTGCTGCCCGGGGCGGAGGCGGTGGTCGCCCTCGTCGCGCGGCAGTTCCGGGACGGCCGGACCGTGCTGACCGCGGAGGAGCGCGTGCGGGTCGTCGAGGTCTCGACCCGCCGGGCCGACGAGGGACTGCCGCTGGAGGTGGCCCTGATCGCCTACCAGATCGGCATGGAGGTGCTCTGGCGCGAGGTCCGCGCGGAGGCCCGGCCGGGGGAGGCGGAGGAGCAGGCCGCCATCGCCGAGCACCTGTTCGGGTTCCTGCGCGCGGTCGTGCCGGCGGTGGCGGCGGCGCACGCCCAGGCCCAGCAGGAACGGCACAACGAGCGCCGTGACGCGCTGCAGATGCTGCACGGCGCGCTGCTCGCCGGAGAGCCGGCCGACGCCCTCGCGGTGCGTGCCGGCGTCGAACTGGCCGACGCGTACCGGGCGGTCGTGCTGCGGTTCGGCGCGGCGGAGGTGGCCGTGACGCGGCCGATCCGCGCGTTCCAGGACGTGCAGGCGGCGCTCGGGACCCCGCTCGTCACGATGAACCCTCGCGGTGTCAGCGCGCTGCTGCCGATGACGGAGGCCACGGCGGGGGACGCGCTGACGCGGATGATGGTCGAGGTGGGCCGGGCGCTGGGGCGTCCGGTGGCCGCGGCCGTCGCCGACGCCGCCGACCGGGACGGCATCCCGGCGGCGGCGAACGAGGCCATGGAGGTCGCCGAACTGGTCGCCCGGCTCGGCCACCCGCCCGGCCTCTACACGCTGGACGACGTCCTGCTGGAGTACCAGCTCGCCCGGCCCGGTCAGGGGCTGGCCCGGCTGGCGGCGCGGCTGGACGGGCTGGGCGACCGGGTCGATCTGTTCGACACGTTGCGCGCGTTCGTCCGGCAGGGGCACAATCGTCGGCTCGCGGCCCAGGACCTGCACGTCCACCGCAACACGCTGGACTACCGGCTGCGCGTCATCGCCCAGCGCACGGGTCTCGACGCGGCGGAGCCCCGCGACGCGCACCTTTTGACGGCGGCGCTCAACGCCCGCGACCTGCTCGGCGGCTCGCCCTGGCAGGGTGAGGAACATCGGCGTTTGGGCAATCGCACAAACGCATCGGGGGATGACTGA
- a CDS encoding acyl-CoA dehydrogenase family protein: MNLELSEEQDALRRLAAEFVDREIVPHAAAWDRAEAVDRGIVGRLGATGFLGMTLPEEYGGSGGDHLSYCLVLEELGRGDSAVRGIVSVSLGLVGKSIGHYGTEDQKRAWLPRLTSGEALACFALTEPGIGSDAANLATRAVRDGDDWLLTGTKMFITNGTWADVALVFARTGGQGHRGITAFLVPTDVEGFETREIHGKLGLRGQATAELVLDRVRVPDTARLGPEGKGFSVAMAALAKGRMSVAAGCVGIAQGCLNAAVGYAKEREQFGKAIASFQLVQELLANISLDVDAARLLVWRVADLIDRGLPFATESSKAKLFASEAAVRAANDALQVFGGYGYIDEYPVGKYLRDARVMTLYEGTSQIQRLLIGRELTGVSAF; encoded by the coding sequence ATGAATCTGGAGCTGTCCGAGGAGCAGGACGCGCTGCGGCGGTTGGCCGCCGAGTTCGTCGACCGGGAGATCGTGCCCCACGCCGCCGCCTGGGACCGGGCCGAGGCCGTCGACCGGGGCATCGTCGGCAGGCTGGGCGCGACCGGCTTCCTGGGCATGACGCTGCCCGAGGAGTACGGCGGATCCGGCGGCGACCACCTGTCGTACTGCCTGGTCCTGGAGGAGCTGGGCCGGGGCGACTCGGCGGTGCGCGGCATCGTGTCGGTGTCCCTGGGCCTGGTCGGCAAGTCCATCGGCCACTACGGCACCGAGGACCAAAAGCGCGCGTGGCTGCCGCGCCTGACCTCCGGCGAGGCCCTCGCCTGCTTCGCGCTCACCGAGCCCGGCATCGGCTCGGACGCCGCCAACCTCGCGACCCGGGCCGTCCGCGACGGTGACGACTGGCTCCTCACCGGCACCAAGATGTTCATCACCAACGGCACGTGGGCGGACGTGGCGCTGGTCTTCGCCCGCACCGGGGGCCAGGGGCATCGCGGCATCACCGCGTTCCTCGTGCCGACGGACGTCGAGGGGTTCGAGACCCGCGAGATCCACGGCAAGCTCGGGCTGCGCGGCCAGGCCACCGCCGAGCTCGTCCTCGACCGGGTGCGGGTCCCCGACACGGCGCGGCTCGGCCCCGAGGGCAAGGGCTTCTCCGTCGCGATGGCCGCCCTCGCCAAGGGCCGCATGTCGGTCGCCGCCGGATGCGTCGGCATCGCGCAGGGCTGTCTGAACGCCGCCGTCGGCTACGCCAAGGAACGCGAGCAGTTCGGCAAGGCGATCGCGTCCTTCCAGCTCGTTCAGGAGCTGCTGGCCAACATCTCCCTCGACGTGGACGCCGCCCGGCTCCTCGTCTGGCGGGTCGCCGACCTGATCGACCGGGGCCTGCCGTTCGCCACCGAGTCGTCCAAGGCGAAGCTGTTCGCGAGCGAGGCGGCGGTGCGCGCCGCCAACGACGCGCTCCAGGTGTTCGGCGGCTACGGGTACATCGACGAGTACCCGGTCGGCAAGTATCTGCGGGACGCCCGGGTGATGACCCTGTACGAGGGCACCAGCCAGATCCAGCGGCTGCTGATCGGTCGCGAGCTGACCGGCGTGAGCGCGTTCTGA
- a CDS encoding TetR/AcrR family transcriptional regulator — protein sequence MARPRQPLLSRDRIVAAALALVDAEGLEAVSTRRLASELGVSGPSLYNHVATKDELLDAVVDAVIGEVDLSMFPDPDWRSSLDSWARSYRAALAAHPNVVPALAQGMGRRPNALRLADAVFGGLVDAGWPRREATRVGALMRYFITGSALGSFARNFPADASVYENAYPHLSEAHLLAERQQRIDESAFETGLQALLDGLELRFTALATTPRA from the coding sequence GTGGCCCGGCCCCGCCAGCCGCTGCTCAGCCGGGACCGCATCGTGGCCGCCGCGCTGGCGCTCGTGGACGCCGAGGGCCTGGAGGCCGTGTCCACCCGCCGCCTGGCGTCCGAGCTGGGCGTGAGCGGCCCGTCCCTCTACAACCACGTCGCCACCAAGGACGAGCTGCTCGACGCGGTGGTGGACGCGGTCATCGGCGAGGTCGACCTGTCGATGTTCCCCGACCCCGACTGGCGCTCCTCGCTGGACTCCTGGGCCCGCTCCTACCGCGCCGCCCTGGCCGCCCACCCCAACGTGGTGCCCGCCCTCGCCCAGGGCATGGGCCGCCGCCCCAACGCGCTCCGCCTCGCCGACGCCGTCTTCGGCGGCCTCGTCGACGCCGGCTGGCCCCGCCGCGAGGCCACCCGCGTCGGCGCCCTCATGCGCTACTTCATCACGGGCTCGGCCCTCGGCTCGTTCGCCCGCAACTTCCCCGCCGACGCGAGCGTGTACGAGAACGCCTACCCCCACCTCAGCGAGGCCCACCTGCTCGCCGAACGCCAGCAGCGCATCGACGAGAGCGCCTTCGAAACCGGCCTCCAAGCCCTCCTCGACGGCCTCGAGCTCCGCTTCACCGCGCTGGCGACGACGCCGCGCGCCTAG
- a CDS encoding acetylxylan esterase: MPRFARIAVLVAAPLLAVPVVANALTSPASATAARTAAGAAVPADWSAPGPYAVTVDKATNHTIYRPSTLAANGVPNPVVIWGNGTGATPAAYDGMLRHWASQGFVVAAANTTQSNDGTDMREGLDVLAKRNGNASSPYYRKVDLSKVVSAGHSQGGAGALNAAQYDSRVDAVLPIQPGPLATPGWVRQPTFYMSGQNDDIVQPSWVLGDYNGSGNRPAIYGEVRGANHFAPAGDGGVFRGPTTAWLHFMLRDDPAARAAFAGPDCGYCGDTQLFSKWLRNTKFTAAYN; this comes from the coding sequence ATGCCTCGGTTCGCCCGGATCGCCGTGCTGGTCGCCGCGCCCCTGCTCGCCGTCCCCGTGGTCGCGAACGCGCTCACCTCCCCGGCGTCCGCGACCGCCGCCCGTACCGCCGCCGGCGCGGCGGTGCCCGCCGACTGGTCGGCGCCCGGCCCGTACGCGGTGACCGTCGACAAGGCGACGAACCACACGATCTACCGGCCGAGCACCCTGGCGGCGAACGGCGTGCCGAACCCGGTCGTGATCTGGGGGAACGGGACCGGCGCGACCCCGGCCGCCTACGACGGGATGCTGCGCCACTGGGCGAGCCAGGGCTTCGTCGTCGCCGCCGCCAACACCACGCAGTCCAACGACGGCACCGACATGCGCGAGGGCCTGGACGTGCTGGCCAAGCGCAACGGCAACGCGTCCAGCCCCTACTACCGCAAGGTGGACTTGAGCAAGGTCGTGTCCGCCGGGCACTCGCAGGGTGGTGCCGGGGCGCTCAACGCCGCCCAGTACGACTCCCGGGTGGACGCCGTGCTGCCGATCCAGCCCGGCCCGCTCGCCACGCCGGGGTGGGTCCGCCAGCCCACCTTCTACATGTCGGGGCAGAACGACGACATCGTCCAGCCGAGCTGGGTCCTCGGCGACTACAACGGTTCGGGCAACCGGCCCGCCATCTACGGGGAGGTCCGGGGCGCGAACCACTTCGCGCCCGCCGGCGACGGCGGCGTCTTCCGCGGCCCCACCACCGCCTGGCTCCACTTCATGCTGCGCGACGACCCCGCGGCCCGCGCCGCGTTCGCCGGACCGGACTGCGGCTACTGCGGCGACACCCAGTTGTTCTCCAAGTGGCTGCGCAACACCAAGTTCACCGCCGCCTACAACTAG